In one Bacillus thuringiensis genomic region, the following are encoded:
- the queF gene encoding preQ(1) synthase, whose amino-acid sequence MAGRLDEDLKDVTLLGNQNTKYLFEYSPEILEVFDNNHPNRDYFVKFNCPEFTSLCPKTGQPDFATIYISYIPEQKMVESKSLKLYLFSFRNHGDFHEDCMNVIMNDLIKLMDPRYIEVWGKFTPRGGISIDPYCNYGRPGTKYEQMADYRMMNHDLYPETIDNR is encoded by the coding sequence ATGGCAGGAAGATTAGATGAAGATTTAAAAGATGTAACATTATTAGGAAATCAAAATACAAAATATTTATTTGAATATAGCCCAGAAATATTAGAGGTATTTGATAATAATCATCCAAATCGTGATTATTTTGTAAAATTCAATTGTCCTGAATTTACAAGTTTATGCCCGAAAACAGGACAACCAGATTTTGCAACAATTTATATTAGCTATATTCCAGAGCAAAAAATGGTAGAGAGTAAATCTTTAAAGTTGTATTTATTTAGTTTCCGCAATCATGGTGATTTCCACGAAGATTGCATGAACGTTATTATGAACGACTTAATTAAATTAATGGATCCACGTTACATTGAGGTATGGGGGAAATTTACACCACGTGGTGGCATTTCAATTGATCCATACTGCAACTACGGTCGCCCAGGGACGAAGTATGAACAAATGGCTGACTACCGCATGATGAACCACGATCTATATCCGGAAACAATTGATAATCGTTAA
- a CDS encoding YkvS family protein, with the protein MQIAETGDIIEFKGGMQGRVQKVNQNSVIVDITIMKNFRELDMEPLTVVSHKNYTVINQNA; encoded by the coding sequence ATGCAGATCGCAGAAACTGGAGATATCATCGAATTTAAAGGTGGAATGCAAGGCCGTGTTCAAAAAGTAAATCAAAACTCTGTTATTGTTGATATAACAATTATGAAGAATTTTAGAGAACTAGATATGGAACCTCTTACAGTTGTAAGTCATAAAAACTATACTGTCATTAATCAAAATGCATAA
- a CDS encoding GNAT family N-acetyltransferase — protein sequence MIRKAKKTDAKLVAPLLYNALHEIAEKITGSTVETEVLLGLETWFSKKKNRLSYENCFVYEQDGGAVGVIVAYHGSEATQLDAPIVHHLRELHKDESITLEKEAELDEYYIDTLSVSSAHGGKGIGSKLIEAAEIYATEKGHEKIALLVNLENTRAYSLYEKLGYKKDEIVMLVGEPYAHLVKPLNVKISIS from the coding sequence ATGATTCGGAAAGCAAAAAAGACAGATGCGAAACTGGTAGCACCTTTATTGTATAACGCTCTGCACGAAATTGCTGAAAAAATCACAGGTAGCACAGTTGAGACAGAAGTATTACTAGGACTTGAAACATGGTTCTCAAAAAAGAAAAATCGACTGAGCTATGAAAACTGTTTTGTATATGAGCAAGACGGGGGTGCAGTTGGAGTTATTGTCGCTTATCACGGTAGTGAAGCAACACAGCTTGACGCACCAATTGTACATCACTTAAGAGAATTACATAAAGATGAATCAATTACGTTAGAAAAAGAAGCTGAGCTTGATGAGTATTACATTGATACATTATCAGTTTCAAGTGCACACGGCGGAAAAGGTATCGGTTCTAAATTAATTGAAGCTGCCGAAATCTATGCAACTGAAAAAGGGCATGAAAAAATCGCTTTACTTGTTAATTTAGAAAACACACGCGCCTATTCATTATACGAAAAGTTAGGTTATAAAAAAGATGAAATTGTTATGCTAGTAGGCGAACCTTATGCTCATCTCGTAAAACCATTAAACGTCAAAATTTCTATATCTTAA
- the nrdI gene encoding class Ib ribonucleoside-diphosphate reductase assembly flavoprotein NrdI, whose product MLVAYDSMTGNVKRFIHKLNMPAVQIDEDLVIDEDFILITYTTGFGNVPERVLDFLERNNEKLKGVSASGNRNWGDMFGASADKISTKYEVPIVSKFELSGTNNDVEYFKERVREIATH is encoded by the coding sequence ATGTTAGTTGCATATGATTCTATGACAGGAAACGTGAAGCGTTTCATTCACAAATTAAATATGCCGGCCGTTCAAATTGATGAAGATCTAGTAATAGATGAAGACTTTATTCTTATTACGTATACAACAGGTTTTGGCAATGTACCAGAACGTGTTTTAGACTTTTTAGAGCGCAATAATGAAAAATTAAAAGGCGTATCTGCAAGCGGCAATCGTAACTGGGGAGACATGTTCGGTGCAAGTGCTGACAAGATTTCTACTAAATATGAAGTGCCTATTGTATCAAAATTTGAGTTATCTGGAACAAATAACGATGTAGAATATTTTAAGGAAAGGGTGCGGGAGATTGCGACACATTGA
- the nrdE gene encoding class 1b ribonucleoside-diphosphate reductase subunit alpha yields the protein MRHIELNNEITQMQDGFYQLHKDKEALEVFMEEARENTVPFNSVAERMEYMKEHDYYYNVLDEYSLEEVEEVYNIAYGENFEFQSYMAASKFYKDYALKTNDQKQYLESYEDRVAIVSLYLGRGDVSKARQFASMIVKQNYQPATPTFLNAGRSRRGEMVSCFLLEMDDSLNSIGFNINTAMQLSKIGGGVALNLSKLRARGEQIKGIDNAASGVVPVMKLLEDSFSYANQLGQRKGAGAVYLNIFHWDIIEFLDTKKINADEKSRIQSLSIGIIVPSKFFELAEKNEPFHVFAPYTVYKEYGKHLDDIDIDEMYDELMSNPKVKKKPLDISARDMLIKIAMIQLESGYPYLMFKSNANNQHPLKDIGTVKMSNLCTEIFQLQETSEINDYGTDDIIRRDINCNLGSLNIVNVMENKEIREAVHAGMEALTAVSDMTIIPNAPTVKKANDELHSVGLGAMNLHGYLAKNKIAYESAEAKEFARTFFMMLNYYSIEKSMEIATEKGETFKDFDKSDYANGTYFEKYETTDYSPVTEKVQQLFEGIHIPTKEDWTSLKEQVQKNGLYNSYRLAIAPTQSISYVQNATSSVMPIVSQIESRTYANATTYYPMPYLSKDTFWYYKSSYDMNQFKLIDLIAEIQEHIDQGISTILYVNSDISTRELARYYIYAHKKGLKSLYYTRTRKLSVEECVACTV from the coding sequence TTGCGACACATTGAACTGAATAATGAAATCACGCAAATGCAGGACGGTTTTTATCAGCTTCATAAAGATAAAGAGGCATTAGAAGTCTTTATGGAAGAAGCTAGAGAGAATACCGTTCCTTTTAATAGCGTGGCAGAGCGAATGGAGTATATGAAAGAACATGATTACTATTACAACGTTCTGGACGAGTATAGCTTGGAGGAAGTAGAGGAAGTATATAACATCGCTTATGGTGAAAACTTCGAGTTCCAATCTTATATGGCAGCATCTAAGTTCTACAAAGATTATGCGTTAAAAACGAATGATCAAAAACAATACTTAGAAAGCTATGAAGATCGTGTAGCAATTGTTTCATTATACTTAGGACGCGGTGATGTTTCGAAAGCAAGACAATTCGCAAGCATGATTGTAAAACAAAACTACCAACCAGCGACACCAACCTTTTTAAATGCGGGAAGAAGCAGAAGAGGAGAAATGGTGTCTTGTTTCTTGTTAGAGATGGACGATAGCTTAAATTCAATCGGCTTTAACATTAATACTGCGATGCAATTATCAAAAATCGGCGGGGGAGTAGCTTTAAACTTATCTAAGCTACGCGCACGTGGTGAGCAAATTAAAGGTATCGACAACGCTGCAAGTGGTGTAGTACCTGTTATGAAATTGCTTGAAGATTCGTTTTCATATGCGAATCAGCTTGGCCAACGAAAAGGTGCCGGTGCAGTATATTTAAACATTTTCCATTGGGATATTATTGAATTCCTTGATACAAAAAAAATAAATGCCGATGAGAAGAGCCGTATTCAGTCTCTATCAATCGGAATTATCGTTCCAAGTAAGTTCTTTGAGCTTGCTGAGAAAAACGAACCTTTCCATGTTTTCGCGCCTTATACGGTTTATAAAGAATATGGCAAGCATTTAGATGATATTGACATTGATGAAATGTACGATGAATTAATGAGCAATCCGAAAGTGAAGAAGAAGCCACTAGATATTAGTGCACGTGATATGCTTATTAAAATCGCCATGATTCAGCTTGAGTCTGGTTACCCATACTTAATGTTTAAATCAAATGCAAATAATCAACATCCATTGAAGGATATTGGAACTGTGAAGATGTCGAACTTATGTACAGAAATCTTCCAGCTTCAAGAAACTTCAGAAATAAATGATTACGGTACAGATGACATTATCCGTCGTGATATTAACTGTAACTTAGGATCGTTAAATATCGTAAACGTAATGGAAAATAAAGAAATTCGTGAAGCAGTTCATGCGGGAATGGAAGCTTTAACAGCTGTTTCTGATATGACGATTATTCCGAATGCACCAACTGTGAAAAAAGCGAATGACGAGCTTCATTCAGTTGGACTTGGAGCAATGAACTTACACGGATATTTAGCAAAAAATAAAATCGCTTATGAAAGTGCAGAAGCGAAAGAATTCGCTCGTACATTCTTTATGATGTTAAATTACTATTCTATTGAGAAAAGTATGGAAATCGCTACAGAAAAAGGCGAGACATTTAAAGACTTCGATAAATCTGATTATGCGAATGGCACATACTTTGAAAAGTATGAAACGACAGATTACAGCCCAGTAACTGAAAAAGTTCAGCAACTATTTGAAGGAATTCATATTCCAACAAAAGAAGATTGGACAAGTTTAAAAGAGCAAGTGCAAAAGAATGGTTTATACAACTCATATCGTCTTGCCATTGCTCCAACACAATCAATCAGTTACGTTCAAAATGCAACTTCAAGCGTAATGCCGATCGTAAGTCAAATCGAATCAAGAACATATGCGAACGCGACAACATATTATCCAATGCCGTATTTATCAAAAGATACGTTCTGGTACTATAAATCTTCTTACGATATGAATCAGTTTAAATTAATTGATTTAATCGCAGAAATTCAAGAACATATTGACCAAGGAATTAGTACAATTCTTTACGTTAATAGTGATATTTCAACACGTGAATTAGCACGTTACTACATCTATGCACATAAAAAAGGCTTAAAGAGTCTGTATTATACGAGAACACGTAAATTAAGCGTGGAAGAGTGTGTGGCTTGTACCGTTTAA
- the nrdF gene encoding class 1b ribonucleoside-diphosphate reductase subunit beta, whose amino-acid sequence MRAVNWNKKEDDFSLMFWKQNIAQFWTEEEIAVSSDKNTWVQLSKEEQIAYKRVLGGLTLLDTKQGGEGMPLVLVHLENLQAKSVLAFMGAMEEVHAKSYSHIFTTLATEEEIDDIFDWVDNHPLLEKKAGIITGYYRRLLKPEVTKKELYMAMVASVFLESYLFYSGFFYPLYLAGQGKLTASGEIINLIIRDESIHGVFVGILAQQIFAELSAEEQQEVQKETQELLMELYEIEMAYTEEIYTSIGLVEDVNRFVRYNANKGLMNLGLEPKFEEEEINPIVLNGLRTDTKNHDFFSVKGNGYVKATNVEKLADDDFVFNF is encoded by the coding sequence ATGCGTGCGGTAAACTGGAACAAAAAAGAAGATGATTTTAGTTTAATGTTTTGGAAGCAAAACATCGCTCAGTTTTGGACAGAAGAAGAAATTGCGGTTTCGTCTGACAAAAATACTTGGGTGCAATTATCGAAAGAAGAGCAAATTGCTTATAAGCGTGTATTAGGTGGTTTAACACTTTTAGATACGAAACAAGGTGGCGAAGGAATGCCACTTGTACTTGTTCATCTTGAAAATTTACAAGCGAAAAGTGTATTAGCTTTCATGGGAGCTATGGAAGAAGTACATGCGAAAAGTTATAGTCACATTTTCACAACGTTAGCTACAGAAGAAGAGATTGATGATATTTTTGACTGGGTAGACAATCATCCGTTACTTGAGAAAAAAGCTGGTATTATTACTGGTTACTATCGTCGTTTATTAAAGCCTGAAGTAACAAAAAAAGAGTTATACATGGCAATGGTAGCAAGTGTGTTCTTAGAAAGTTACTTATTCTATAGCGGATTCTTCTATCCACTTTACTTAGCTGGTCAAGGAAAACTAACAGCAAGTGGTGAGATTATCAACTTGATAATTCGTGATGAGTCAATTCACGGCGTATTCGTCGGTATTTTAGCACAACAAATCTTCGCAGAACTTTCTGCAGAAGAGCAACAAGAAGTGCAAAAAGAAACACAAGAGTTATTAATGGAACTATATGAAATTGAAATGGCCTATACAGAAGAAATTTACACTTCTATCGGTCTTGTAGAAGATGTAAATCGTTTCGTTCGTTACAATGCAAATAAAGGGCTTATGAACTTAGGACTTGAGCCGAAGTTTGAAGAAGAAGAAATTAACCCAATCGTTTTAAATGGTTTACGTACAGATACGAAAAACCATGATTTCTTCTCTGTAAAAGGAAATGGTTACGTAAAAGCAACGAACGTTGAAAAGTTAGCTGACGATGACTTCGTGTTTAACTTTTAA
- a CDS encoding GntR family transcriptional regulator, translating into MKIEFSPNTPIYIQVMEYIKKEIVTGHLLPGDKIPSVRELASELQVNPNTIQRTFQELERDGVVVTRRGMGRYVTNEGEKIMELRKEMAKELLHSFIDGMDNLGFSEEEILTILRSSLHDKREESQ; encoded by the coding sequence ATGAAAATAGAGTTTTCTCCAAATACACCAATTTACATTCAGGTAATGGAATACATAAAAAAAGAGATCGTAACAGGACATTTATTGCCTGGTGATAAAATTCCCTCTGTCCGTGAATTAGCGAGTGAATTACAAGTGAATCCAAATACGATTCAGCGTACATTTCAAGAGCTAGAACGGGATGGAGTTGTTGTAACACGTAGAGGAATGGGACGGTATGTAACGAATGAAGGGGAGAAAATTATGGAGCTGCGAAAAGAGATGGCGAAAGAATTACTTCATTCTTTTATAGATGGAATGGACAATTTAGGTTTTTCAGAAGAAGAAATTCTTACAATTCTTCGTTCTTCATTACATGATAAGAGGGAGGAGAGCCAATGA
- a CDS encoding ABC transporter ATP-binding protein translates to MTKLLKIENLWKRYGLKAVIRELNIEITEGKIVGLVGDNGSGKTTLLKMIAGLQYPSEGRITIDGKKVGLQSKEIVSFMSDKPVFDDWMTVKDALFFYRDFYKDFDIQKAVDTIAEFKIPLEEKITALSKGMVEKLQIILTFSREAKLYVLDEPLGGIDPLSREHVLDLILQFYREDCTILISTHLINEIENIFDEVIFLKDGEMVLYENVEEIRFQRGKAVHEFFKEVFSK, encoded by the coding sequence ATGACAAAGCTATTAAAAATAGAAAACTTATGGAAGAGATATGGATTAAAAGCAGTGATCCGTGAATTAAACATAGAGATTACGGAAGGGAAAATCGTTGGGCTTGTTGGAGATAACGGGAGCGGGAAAACGACGTTATTGAAAATGATTGCAGGCTTGCAATATCCTTCTGAAGGTAGGATTACAATAGATGGTAAAAAGGTAGGGTTACAGTCGAAAGAAATCGTTTCATTTATGTCCGATAAGCCAGTCTTTGATGATTGGATGACTGTAAAAGATGCTTTATTTTTTTACCGAGATTTTTATAAAGACTTCGATATTCAAAAAGCAGTAGATACGATTGCAGAATTTAAAATACCGTTAGAAGAAAAAATTACAGCATTGTCAAAAGGTATGGTTGAGAAGCTGCAGATTATTTTAACGTTTTCTCGAGAAGCGAAGCTATATGTACTGGATGAGCCATTGGGCGGGATTGATCCTCTTTCTAGAGAACATGTATTGGATCTAATTCTACAGTTCTATAGGGAAGATTGTACGATATTAATTTCCACTCACTTAATAAATGAAATTGAAAATATTTTTGATGAAGTGATCTTTTTAAAAGATGGAGAAATGGTTCTATATGAAAATGTAGAAGAAATTCGTTTTCAGAGAGGAAAAGCAGTTCATGAATTTTTTAAGGAGGTGTTTAGTAAGTGA
- a CDS encoding ABC transporter ATP-binding protein, which yields MGNVVVKLENVRKKIGGTEIIRGLSFEVREGEVYGFLGPNGSGKTTTIRMMTGLISMTEGDITICGHSIRSEREKALEQIGAIVENPELYDYMTGMQNLKHFANMAITPISKERIAEIIKLVELEHAIHKKVKTYSLGMKQRLGIAQALLHQPKILILDEPTNGLDPAGIRQIRDYLQRLAKEENIAVIVSSHLLSEIELMCDRVVIIKQGEFVQEYNLHEKVKHDEAVVVAFEVDEVQKANEIIKGKAKGNVIVASVTKDNIPQLVKKLVHADVLVYGVTVQNKTLEDEFLAITGGVKA from the coding sequence TTGGGAAACGTAGTAGTAAAGTTAGAGAATGTTCGAAAAAAGATTGGTGGAACGGAAATTATTCGTGGTTTATCATTTGAGGTTCGTGAAGGAGAAGTATACGGATTCCTTGGGCCGAACGGTAGCGGTAAGACGACGACGATCCGTATGATGACAGGTCTTATTTCAATGACAGAGGGCGATATTACAATTTGTGGACATAGTATTCGCTCGGAGCGTGAAAAGGCGCTAGAGCAAATTGGAGCGATTGTAGAAAATCCTGAACTATATGATTATATGACAGGAATGCAAAACTTAAAGCATTTTGCGAACATGGCCATTACACCAATTAGTAAAGAGCGCATTGCTGAGATTATAAAGCTTGTTGAATTAGAGCATGCGATTCATAAAAAGGTGAAAACATATTCACTTGGTATGAAACAACGTTTAGGAATTGCACAAGCATTACTTCATCAGCCGAAAATCTTAATTTTAGATGAGCCGACAAATGGATTAGATCCAGCTGGTATTCGCCAAATTCGTGATTATTTACAACGTTTAGCGAAAGAAGAGAATATTGCTGTAATCGTATCAAGTCACTTATTGAGTGAAATTGAATTAATGTGTGATCGCGTCGTTATTATTAAACAAGGTGAGTTTGTTCAAGAGTACAACTTACATGAAAAAGTGAAACATGATGAGGCAGTCGTTGTAGCGTTTGAAGTAGATGAAGTTCAGAAAGCGAATGAAATCATTAAAGGCAAAGCAAAAGGGAATGTAATTGTAGCATCTGTAACAAAAGACAACATTCCGCAACTTGTAAAAAAACTTGTTCATGCTGATGTGCTTGTATACGGAGTTACTGTTCAAAATAAAACGTTAGAGGATGAGTTCTTAGCGATTACTGGGGGAGTGAAAGCGTAA
- a CDS encoding ABC transporter permease, with the protein MFKLIQNEFLKLHAKKGMYILIGVIALLEILGTVVLAKWGDAGSLSGSYLDFASSNIGLIMIFTTIFGITIASRTITDEFQKGTIKQLLIRPRKRMTILFSKYITVLLTMLFIVFASTLIALIIGVIVMDGSKTELTLGIVLKTILYQLLSPFFFATLAFFLANVFRKSVLPIIITMFLLFLQGTINMVLMMFAKGVAKFVVFSHLDLRAYDSNKLISGGVEPTFTEFTFTTSLLLIAAYFVVLLVASSALFQKRDVL; encoded by the coding sequence ATGTTTAAATTAATTCAAAATGAATTTTTAAAGTTGCATGCGAAAAAAGGTATGTATATTTTAATAGGTGTAATTGCTTTATTGGAGATTTTAGGAACAGTAGTATTGGCGAAATGGGGCGACGCTGGTAGCTTAAGTGGATCTTACTTAGATTTTGCGAGTTCAAATATCGGCTTAATTATGATATTCACAACGATCTTTGGAATTACAATAGCTTCTCGTACAATTACAGATGAATTCCAAAAAGGAACGATTAAGCAATTATTAATTCGTCCAAGAAAACGAATGACAATTTTATTTTCTAAATATATTACAGTATTATTAACGATGTTATTTATCGTATTTGCTAGTACGTTAATTGCTTTGATTATTGGTGTAATTGTAATGGACGGTAGTAAAACTGAATTAACGTTAGGAATTGTTTTAAAAACAATATTATATCAGCTGCTATCACCATTTTTCTTTGCAACACTTGCATTTTTCTTAGCAAATGTGTTTAGAAAGTCTGTATTACCAATAATTATTACGATGTTTCTATTATTCTTACAAGGTACAATTAACATGGTATTAATGATGTTTGCAAAAGGTGTAGCGAAGTTTGTAGTATTCAGCCATTTGGATTTAAGAGCTTACGACAGCAATAAATTAATTAGTGGGGGAGTAGAACCTACATTTACAGAATTTACATTTACAACTTCATTATTACTTATAGCTGCATACTTTGTTGTATTACTTGTAGCATCAAGTGCATTATTCCAAAAACGTGACGTATTATAA
- a CDS encoding CPBP family intramembrane glutamic endopeptidase, with amino-acid sequence MHYAFSRIRLRSFFGWMIIGVLLIMIPLGLANVSENTMEVISQITVFFVFPLLWLYVKTNKNNVVFNSFFDKPGRLPWGLIVLATIMGMIFSVGISQIQFYILAHTLPNFLVTMLEDGNVINTSNVYMTIFTFISACVLAPIMEEVIFRGFFLQRMAYKWGIKKAVIISSIIFGLGHFDVIGAFMFGMVMCLLYIKTKNIWTNIAVHALNNLIATSIQFFSGEESGTISITELQAQSNLWIGIGLTLVGLLWLIPYIGKQWRTVKEVGVPPVRFINEQKVVNASQENEVYSQVIVTDRLMAIELPDEAVNKLRLEENDYVTVSVEEDKIVIKKAHSR; translated from the coding sequence ATGCACTATGCATTTTCACGTATAAGGCTACGTAGCTTTTTTGGATGGATGATTATAGGGGTGCTCCTTATAATGATCCCATTAGGTCTAGCAAATGTTTCTGAGAATACGATGGAGGTTATTTCACAAATAACTGTATTTTTTGTATTTCCGTTACTTTGGCTATACGTAAAAACAAATAAAAATAATGTTGTATTCAACAGTTTTTTTGATAAGCCAGGACGTTTACCTTGGGGATTAATTGTATTAGCAACGATAATGGGGATGATTTTTTCAGTTGGCATATCTCAGATTCAATTTTACATATTAGCACATACGTTACCGAATTTCTTAGTTACTATGCTAGAAGACGGAAATGTTATTAATACGAGTAACGTATATATGACGATATTTACTTTCATTTCAGCATGTGTGTTAGCACCTATTATGGAAGAGGTTATTTTTAGGGGATTTTTCTTACAGCGAATGGCTTATAAATGGGGAATTAAAAAAGCTGTAATTATATCTTCAATTATTTTTGGCCTAGGACATTTTGATGTTATTGGTGCGTTCATGTTTGGTATGGTTATGTGTCTTTTATACATAAAGACAAAAAATATATGGACGAATATAGCTGTGCACGCTCTAAATAATTTGATTGCAACAAGTATACAATTTTTCAGTGGAGAAGAAAGTGGTACAATCTCAATTACTGAATTACAAGCGCAAAGTAATTTATGGATTGGTATCGGTCTTACGCTTGTCGGATTACTTTGGTTAATTCCTTATATTGGGAAACAATGGCGTACAGTAAAAGAAGTTGGCGTGCCACCAGTACGTTTTATAAATGAGCAAAAAGTAGTGAATGCATCACAAGAGAATGAAGTGTATAGTCAAGTGATCGTAACCGATAGATTGATGGCCATAGAGTTACCAGATGAGGCTGTAAATAAGCTTAGGTTAGAAGAAAATGATTATGTAACAGTATCTGTAGAAGAAGATAAAATCGTTATAAAGAAAGCACATAGTAGATAA
- a CDS encoding DUF3913 family protein: MKIWFYEKTAQLDDLLGIWDNVPTIPRIGEKVEILKTVRTVTDIKYVKNGNNFRVEIITN, from the coding sequence TTGAAAATCTGGTTTTATGAAAAAACGGCACAATTAGATGACTTGCTTGGTATTTGGGACAATGTTCCAACCATCCCGCGAATTGGTGAAAAAGTGGAGATTTTAAAGACGGTCCGCACTGTTACAGATATTAAATATGTAAAGAACGGTAATAATTTTCGAGTGGAAATTATTACAAATTAA
- a CDS encoding Lrp/AsnC family transcriptional regulator — translation MQLDRVDRKILNELYNDSRLSMRELAKRVNLSAPSTSERVRKLESEGVIQKYTIDIDYKKAGLVLDCILEITLKNGDTTRMQQFIQSYPSASFCYRVTGSLCYIVKISVPSLVELEEFINDVSSYATTVSHIVLSEVSLTPDIEHIFPED, via the coding sequence ATGCAATTAGACCGTGTTGATCGAAAAATTTTAAATGAATTATATAATGATAGTCGCCTTTCGATGCGTGAATTGGCGAAACGAGTAAACTTATCTGCTCCGTCTACTTCAGAACGTGTTCGTAAGCTCGAAAGCGAAGGTGTTATTCAAAAATACACAATCGATATTGATTATAAAAAGGCTGGACTCGTTTTAGATTGTATTTTAGAAATTACTTTAAAAAATGGTGATACAACACGTATGCAACAATTTATTCAGTCTTATCCATCTGCAAGTTTTTGTTACCGAGTAACAGGAAGCTTATGCTACATTGTAAAAATTTCTGTTCCTTCACTCGTTGAACTTGAAGAATTTATCAATGATGTTTCTTCATATGCAACGACCGTTTCTCATATCGTATTATCAGAAGTATCTCTTACTCCTGATATTGAACATATCTTCCCAGAAGATTAA
- a CDS encoding carboxymuconolactone decarboxylase family protein encodes MERISLSNVGDTKFQKLLGHNSDILHSWSTLEDTLYNKGTLSAELKEQVRRTLAYGNECPYCMAKGRPDDVQKAEEIGVAVTFAHTFVHDRKAIDDTMFHVLKQYWTEKEIVELCAYVCFITASQQLGFLFQLQPN; translated from the coding sequence ATGGAGAGAATTTCATTATCAAATGTAGGAGATACAAAGTTTCAAAAGTTATTAGGGCATAATTCGGATATATTACATTCGTGGAGTACGTTAGAAGATACACTGTACAATAAAGGAACTCTTTCAGCAGAGTTGAAGGAGCAAGTGAGAAGAACATTAGCGTATGGGAATGAATGTCCGTACTGTATGGCAAAGGGAAGACCTGATGATGTGCAAAAGGCAGAGGAGATTGGCGTAGCCGTTACTTTTGCGCATACATTTGTTCATGACCGAAAAGCAATAGATGATACTATGTTTCACGTATTAAAACAATATTGGACAGAAAAAGAAATTGTAGAGCTTTGCGCCTATGTTTGCTTTATTACTGCGTCACAACAACTTGGTTTTCTATTTCAATTACAGCCAAATTAA
- a CDS encoding cysteine hydrolase family protein → MTNQIALIIIDVQKAFQLPDWGERNNIFAEENMRILLEEWRKRKRPVFHIQHVNKENAQSMFYERAETVNFKEEVQPLLGEVVIQKFVNSAFIGTNLEEQLRKNKCNAVVVVGLTTNHCVETTTRMAGNLGFTTYLVSDATATFNRKGLDGKEYSAEDIHNMTLVNLHEEFATIVTTKEVLKLF, encoded by the coding sequence ATGACAAATCAAATAGCACTTATCATAATCGATGTACAAAAGGCGTTTCAATTACCAGATTGGGGCGAGAGAAATAATATTTTTGCTGAAGAAAACATGAGAATTTTATTAGAAGAATGGAGAAAAAGGAAACGACCAGTTTTTCATATTCAACATGTAAATAAAGAAAATGCTCAGTCAATGTTTTATGAGAGAGCGGAAACGGTAAACTTTAAAGAAGAAGTGCAACCACTACTTGGTGAAGTGGTTATTCAGAAATTCGTTAACAGCGCGTTCATTGGGACAAATTTAGAAGAGCAATTAAGAAAGAACAAATGTAATGCAGTAGTGGTTGTAGGATTAACGACAAATCATTGCGTGGAAACTACGACACGAATGGCAGGGAATTTAGGATTTACAACGTATTTAGTGAGTGATGCAACGGCTACTTTTAACCGTAAAGGTTTAGATGGTAAGGAGTATAGTGCAGAAGATATTCACAATATGACACTTGTAAATTTACATGAAGAGTTTGCTACGATTGTGACGACAAAAGAAGTATTAAAATTATTTTAA